The following proteins come from a genomic window of Pyxidicoccus sp. MSG2:
- a CDS encoding DNA glycosylase AlkZ-like family protein codes for MPRSSLPPAATLPPDEARRYLVGQLGLTRPALPPGARGVRALLKALRCIQLDPLDVIGTNADLVALARVDGLVRGDVYRHLMPGHAFEHFAKERCLLPVSAFPYYRERAAQAPWWRLEERLKRVPEAVLDAVLKEVEELGPASAKTLTDHGPVVPLDWSGWKGTGRATAMALEVLWTRCQVVVCGRAPGGKVYDVPRRALPRLADAPVDETFGRWALVERVEAAGLLSRVTGPHWSTLTDVRTSPLPDTLVKEGVLEEVMVPGSPRRYLAPRGFRARDFPEPDERMRILGPLDPVLWDRGLVRLAFGFDYVWEVYKPAAQRQWGWYVCPLLHKGALVGRLEARVREDTLHVDNLWREKGVKLDDAALDAALARHAVACGVERVRRPRARVAA; via the coding sequence GTGCCTCGTTCTTCCCTTCCTCCCGCCGCGACGCTGCCCCCTGACGAAGCGCGGCGCTACCTCGTGGGTCAGCTCGGGCTGACCCGGCCGGCGCTGCCCCCGGGCGCGCGCGGCGTGCGCGCCCTGCTGAAGGCGCTGCGCTGCATCCAGTTGGACCCGCTCGACGTCATCGGCACCAACGCGGACCTCGTGGCGCTGGCGCGCGTGGACGGCCTCGTCCGCGGCGACGTGTACCGCCACCTGATGCCGGGCCATGCGTTCGAGCACTTCGCCAAGGAGCGCTGCCTGCTGCCCGTCAGCGCCTTCCCCTACTACCGCGAGCGCGCTGCCCAGGCGCCCTGGTGGCGGTTGGAGGAGCGGCTCAAGCGCGTGCCGGAGGCGGTGCTCGACGCGGTGCTGAAGGAAGTGGAGGAACTGGGCCCGGCCTCCGCGAAGACGCTGACGGACCACGGGCCCGTGGTGCCGCTGGACTGGAGTGGCTGGAAGGGCACCGGCCGCGCCACCGCCATGGCCCTGGAGGTGCTGTGGACGCGCTGTCAGGTGGTGGTGTGCGGGCGCGCTCCGGGCGGCAAGGTGTACGACGTGCCCCGCCGCGCCCTGCCCCGCCTCGCGGACGCGCCGGTGGACGAGACCTTCGGGCGCTGGGCCCTCGTGGAGCGCGTGGAGGCCGCGGGCCTGCTCAGCCGCGTCACCGGGCCGCACTGGTCCACGCTGACCGACGTGCGCACCTCGCCCCTGCCGGACACGCTGGTGAAGGAGGGCGTGCTGGAGGAGGTGATGGTGCCGGGCTCGCCCCGGCGGTACCTGGCGCCCCGGGGCTTTCGCGCGCGCGACTTCCCGGAGCCGGATGAGCGGATGCGCATCCTCGGGCCGTTGGACCCGGTGCTGTGGGACCGCGGGCTGGTGCGACTGGCATTCGGCTTCGACTACGTGTGGGAGGTGTACAAGCCCGCCGCGCAGCGGCAGTGGGGCTGGTACGTGTGCCCGCTGCTGCACAAGGGAGCGCTGGTGGGCCGGCTGGAGGCGCGCGTGCGCGAGGACACGCTGCACGTGGACAACCTCTGGCGCGAGAAGGGCGTGAAGCTGGACGACGCGGCGCTCGACGCGGCGCTCGCGCGCCATGCGGTGGCGTGCGGCGTGGAGCGCGTCCGCCGTCCCCGGGCCCGCGTCGCCGCGTGA
- a CDS encoding BON domain-containing protein, with product MAYRDYENRRFLGDDRDRWGARERDMDDGYRGSDPGPRQERGPWQGGQGYVGGGLGRGYEDYGRGMREDIPRYTRDYNLRDSNRDPDRDYNRDYISGYNYNPGVNLQGNPGGQGRSMGYTGNDWNARPGYGQYSMPGTFGGMSERDLGHDRGFGTYVARDRTDGLHFRRDVDERGPFERLGDRFREGVRKLGKGPKAYTRSDDRVREDIYDRLMHGWVNAEDVEVQVKAGEVTLTGFVDERRDKRVIEDIVEEVLGVKDVHNQLKVSRPEQLGATTTGTPGTPPTRVARS from the coding sequence ATGGCGTACAGGGACTACGAGAACCGTCGCTTCCTCGGAGACGACCGGGACCGCTGGGGAGCCCGGGAGCGGGACATGGACGATGGCTACCGGGGCAGCGACCCGGGGCCAAGGCAGGAGCGTGGCCCGTGGCAGGGCGGGCAGGGGTACGTGGGTGGCGGCCTCGGCCGCGGCTACGAGGATTACGGCCGGGGCATGCGCGAGGACATCCCCCGCTACACCCGCGACTACAACCTCCGTGACTCCAACCGGGACCCGGACCGCGACTACAACCGGGATTACATCAGCGGTTACAACTACAACCCTGGCGTCAACCTCCAGGGGAATCCGGGTGGCCAGGGGCGCTCGATGGGCTACACCGGGAACGACTGGAATGCCCGCCCGGGCTACGGGCAGTACAGCATGCCGGGCACCTTCGGCGGCATGTCCGAGCGGGACCTCGGCCACGACCGGGGCTTCGGCACCTACGTGGCGCGAGACAGGACCGACGGGCTCCACTTCCGCCGTGACGTCGACGAGCGTGGCCCCTTCGAGCGGCTCGGCGACCGGTTCCGCGAGGGCGTACGCAAGCTGGGCAAGGGACCCAAGGCGTACACGCGCTCGGATGACCGCGTCCGTGAGGACATCTACGACCGGCTCATGCACGGGTGGGTGAATGCCGAGGACGTGGAGGTGCAGGTGAAGGCCGGCGAAGTCACGCTGACGGGCTTCGTCGATGAGCGCCGCGACAAGCGCGTCATCGAGGACATCGTCGAAGAGGTCCTCGGAGTGAAGGACGTCCACAACCAGCTCAAGGTGAGCCGCCCCGAGCAGCTCGGCGCCACGACGACCGGGACGCCGGGCACCCCGCCCACCAGGGTCGCCCGCTCCTAG
- a CDS encoding NADPH:quinone oxidoreductase family protein: MRALQLQRLDGPDGLQLVDIPEPESNDVVLIDVAAAGVSFPDLLLTRGQYQMKPALPFVPGVEVAGVVRSAPERSALKPGQRVMAFSFGLGGFAEVAAIPPEMVFPIPARWSFEAAAGVVMNYHTAHFALHRRGRVKSGDAVVVHGAAGGVGTAAVQVARGAGARVLAVVSDERKAEVARKAGAHEVLLSTGDWVAQVREKTGGLGANVVLDPVGGDIFDKSLKCLAPEGRLLVVGFAGGRIPEVQVNRLLLRNIDLVGVAWGGFLLHEPSLTPTIAKDLEAMADQGVLEPVVGSVFPLEQGAQALRELEARRATGKVVLRMR; the protein is encoded by the coding sequence ATGCGCGCACTGCAACTGCAGCGGCTGGACGGACCGGACGGACTCCAGCTCGTGGACATCCCAGAGCCCGAGTCCAATGACGTGGTGCTCATCGACGTGGCGGCGGCGGGCGTGAGCTTCCCGGACCTGCTGCTCACGCGCGGGCAGTACCAGATGAAGCCCGCGCTGCCCTTCGTGCCGGGCGTGGAGGTGGCGGGCGTGGTGCGCAGCGCGCCGGAGCGCTCGGCGTTGAAGCCGGGGCAGCGGGTGATGGCGTTCAGCTTCGGGCTGGGCGGCTTCGCGGAAGTCGCGGCGATACCGCCGGAGATGGTGTTCCCCATCCCCGCGCGCTGGAGCTTCGAGGCGGCGGCGGGCGTGGTGATGAACTACCACACGGCCCACTTCGCGCTGCACCGGCGCGGCCGGGTGAAGTCGGGGGACGCGGTGGTGGTCCACGGCGCGGCGGGCGGCGTGGGGACGGCGGCGGTGCAGGTGGCCCGGGGCGCGGGCGCGCGCGTGCTCGCCGTCGTGAGCGACGAGCGCAAGGCCGAAGTCGCGAGGAAGGCCGGGGCGCACGAGGTGCTGCTGTCCACCGGGGACTGGGTGGCCCAGGTGCGCGAGAAGACGGGCGGCCTGGGGGCCAACGTGGTGCTGGACCCCGTGGGCGGCGACATCTTCGACAAGAGTCTGAAGTGCCTGGCGCCCGAGGGCCGGCTGCTCGTGGTGGGCTTCGCGGGCGGCCGCATCCCCGAGGTGCAGGTGAACCGGCTGCTGCTGCGCAACATCGACCTGGTGGGCGTGGCCTGGGGCGGCTTCCTCCTGCACGAGCCGTCGCTGACGCCCACCATCGCCAAGGATTTGGAGGCGATGGCGGACCAGGGCGTGCTGGAGCCGGTGGTGGGCAGCGTCTTCCCGCTGGAGCAGGGGGCCCAGGCACTGCGCGAGCTGGAGGCCCGGCGGGCGACGGGCAAGGTCGTGCTGCGCATGCGCTGA
- a CDS encoding RNase H family protein: MESRATLVFTDGACSGNPGPGGWGVIIVTPDGQVTELGGHEAETTNNRMELTAAGKALRHLERTPGPLHILTDSTYVIQGITRWAFGWSKRGWKTADGGDVANAAYWKRLMALLAERKKTFSGEDAAVEWKYVRGHVGVPGNERVDEIAVAYSKRKSPLLYSGPLQGYGIAVSDIPDDTSVPEKKPGERSGSSKAYSYLSEVGRAVKRHATWAACERRVKGVPGARFKKTRSAQDEAQVLEEWGVQPQDVQAED; the protein is encoded by the coding sequence ATGGAGAGTCGCGCCACGCTGGTGTTCACCGACGGTGCATGTTCCGGCAACCCCGGCCCTGGCGGCTGGGGCGTCATCATCGTCACGCCCGACGGCCAGGTGACGGAGCTGGGCGGCCACGAGGCGGAGACCACCAACAACCGGATGGAGCTGACCGCCGCGGGCAAGGCGCTGCGCCACCTGGAGCGCACCCCGGGGCCGCTGCACATCCTCACGGACTCCACCTACGTCATCCAGGGCATCACCAGGTGGGCCTTTGGCTGGAGCAAGCGCGGGTGGAAGACCGCCGACGGCGGTGACGTGGCCAATGCCGCCTACTGGAAGCGGCTCATGGCCCTGCTCGCCGAGCGCAAGAAGACCTTCTCCGGCGAAGACGCCGCCGTGGAGTGGAAGTACGTCCGCGGCCACGTGGGCGTGCCCGGCAACGAGCGCGTGGACGAGATTGCCGTCGCCTACTCCAAGCGCAAGAGCCCCCTGCTCTACTCGGGCCCGCTGCAGGGGTATGGCATCGCGGTGAGCGACATCCCCGACGACACGTCCGTCCCGGAGAAGAAGCCCGGTGAGCGCTCGGGCTCCAGCAAGGCGTACTCCTACCTGAGCGAGGTGGGCCGCGCCGTGAAGCGCCACGCCACCTGGGCCGCGTGCGAGCGCCGCGTGAAGGGCGTGCCGGGCGCCCGCTTCAAGAAGACGCGCAGCGCGCAGGACGAGGCGCAGGTGTTGGAGGAGTGGGGCGTGCAGCCCCAGGACGTCCAGGCGGAGGACTGA
- a CDS encoding phosphate ABC transporter substrate-binding protein: MKNTCASLLALVLFALVTGCKSGDKEPAEGAAKSEASAPQAGGTSLTIKGSDTMVILGQQWAEAFMKAHPDQRIQVTGGGSGTGIAALLNGTTEIAMSSRLIKPAEAQQVQARHKVEAKQTAVARDGVTFYVNEVNPLRALSLEQLQAIYLGDVKNWKEVGGPDAPIVVYSRENSSGTYVFVKDEVLKGEDFTSEALTLPGTAAVVNAVSKEKYGIGFGGAAYGKGIRELAVKVGNDEVAPTEANIQSGRYPLSRDLFFYTRGEPSGRAKTFIDFALSPEGQAIVTKVGYFPLKK; the protein is encoded by the coding sequence ATGAAGAACACCTGCGCATCCCTGCTCGCCCTCGTGTTGTTCGCGCTCGTCACGGGTTGCAAGAGCGGCGACAAGGAACCCGCGGAGGGCGCGGCGAAGTCCGAGGCGAGCGCGCCGCAAGCAGGGGGCACTTCACTCACCATCAAGGGGAGTGACACCATGGTCATCCTCGGCCAGCAGTGGGCCGAGGCCTTCATGAAGGCGCACCCGGACCAGCGCATCCAGGTGACGGGCGGCGGCTCTGGCACGGGCATCGCGGCGCTGCTCAACGGCACCACCGAGATTGCGATGTCCAGCCGCCTCATCAAGCCGGCCGAGGCGCAGCAGGTGCAGGCGCGCCACAAGGTGGAGGCGAAGCAGACGGCGGTGGCGAGGGACGGCGTCACCTTCTACGTGAACGAGGTCAACCCGCTGCGCGCCCTCAGCCTGGAGCAGCTCCAGGCCATCTACCTGGGCGACGTGAAGAACTGGAAGGAGGTGGGCGGCCCGGACGCGCCCATCGTCGTCTACTCGCGTGAGAACTCGTCGGGCACCTACGTCTTCGTGAAGGACGAGGTGCTGAAGGGGGAGGACTTCACCTCGGAGGCGCTGACGTTGCCGGGCACGGCCGCCGTGGTGAATGCGGTGTCGAAGGAGAAGTACGGCATCGGCTTCGGCGGCGCGGCCTACGGCAAGGGCATCCGGGAGCTGGCGGTGAAGGTCGGCAATGACGAGGTGGCGCCGACGGAGGCGAACATCCAGAGCGGCCGGTACCCGCTCAGCCGCGACCTCTTCTTCTACACGCGCGGCGAGCCCTCGGGCCGGGCGAAGACCTTCATCGACTTCGCGCTCTCTCCCGAGGGCCAGGCCATCGTCACGAAGGTGGGCTACTTCCCGCTGAAGAAGTAG
- a CDS encoding XdhC family protein encodes MKDLDAILRARQRARGPLVLATVVAVSGSSYRKPGARMLMGEDGWLAGGVSGGCLEADIVRKAFFWTSTGPRLLRYDSTGDNAEEEGSLSFALGCNGVVDVLLERFEPGPGEALAFAAEARRAERRAVVATVYRGPANAVGSRLLVRADGMEAGDLSGALREAVREAAREALEAGRTWSGPCGGADVLVEVVDPPHPLVLFGSGFDVAPVVTQAASLGWQVTVVADRPSETLRRRFPLAHAVVSAKARDAVDALTLSPRTLAVLMTHSLPQDRELLPRLLPRELRYLGVLGPRSRTERLLTELSAAPTPAQLEKLHAPVGLDLGAEGAEEIALSIVAELQSVVADRDGGKLRERQAPIHSAATPPARKLA; translated from the coding sequence ATGAAAGACCTCGACGCCATCCTCCGGGCCCGGCAGCGCGCCCGGGGTCCGCTGGTGCTGGCCACCGTCGTCGCCGTGTCCGGCTCGTCGTACCGCAAGCCCGGTGCTCGCATGCTGATGGGCGAGGACGGGTGGCTGGCCGGTGGCGTGAGCGGCGGCTGCCTGGAGGCCGACATCGTCCGCAAGGCCTTCTTCTGGACGAGCACCGGCCCCCGCCTGCTGCGCTACGACTCCACCGGCGACAACGCCGAGGAGGAGGGCAGCCTGTCCTTCGCGCTCGGGTGCAACGGCGTGGTGGACGTGCTGCTGGAGCGCTTCGAGCCCGGCCCCGGGGAGGCGCTCGCCTTCGCCGCCGAGGCCCGGCGCGCGGAACGCCGCGCGGTGGTGGCCACGGTGTACCGGGGCCCCGCGAATGCCGTGGGCTCGCGGCTATTGGTGCGCGCGGACGGCATGGAAGCGGGAGACCTGTCCGGGGCGCTGCGCGAGGCCGTGCGCGAGGCCGCTCGCGAGGCCCTGGAGGCGGGAAGGACGTGGAGCGGCCCGTGCGGTGGCGCGGACGTGCTCGTGGAGGTGGTGGACCCGCCGCACCCGCTGGTGCTCTTCGGCAGCGGCTTCGACGTAGCACCCGTGGTGACCCAGGCCGCGAGCCTGGGCTGGCAGGTCACCGTCGTCGCGGACCGGCCCTCGGAGACGTTGCGGCGCCGGTTCCCCCTGGCGCATGCGGTGGTGTCCGCGAAGGCCCGTGACGCGGTCGACGCACTGACGCTGTCGCCGCGCACGCTCGCGGTGCTGATGACGCACAGCCTGCCCCAGGACCGCGAGCTGCTGCCGCGCCTGCTTCCCCGGGAGCTGCGCTACCTGGGCGTGCTGGGGCCCCGCTCGCGCACGGAGCGGTTGCTCACGGAGCTGTCCGCCGCGCCCACGCCCGCGCAGTTGGAGAAGCTGCACGCGCCCGTGGGACTGGACCTGGGCGCGGAAGGCGCGGAGGAGATTGCCCTGTCCATCGTCGCGGAGCTCCAGTCGGTGGTGGCGGACCGCGACGGCGGCAAGCTGCGCGAGCGACAGGCCCCCATCCATTCGGCGGCGACGCCGCCGGCTCGGAAGCTGGCGTGA
- a CDS encoding nucleotidyltransferase family protein: protein MTVGVVLLAAGGSSRLGRPKQLVVHHGKTLVRRAAEAAIAAECGPVVVVLGAHHEAVAAELLGLPVHVVEHAEWAAGPGGSLVAGVRALTRMSEAPSVDAVLVMLCDQLRVDAAHLKALVETWRRTGAAVVASTYDGTRGVPALFSRAVFPELEALRPEQGARGVIAREPSRVAEVSLAGGGEDVDTVADLERLK from the coding sequence GTGACGGTGGGCGTCGTGCTGCTGGCCGCCGGAGGCTCGTCGCGACTGGGGCGTCCGAAGCAACTCGTCGTCCATCACGGAAAGACGCTGGTGCGCCGGGCCGCGGAAGCGGCCATCGCGGCGGAGTGTGGCCCCGTGGTGGTGGTGCTCGGCGCGCACCATGAGGCCGTGGCCGCGGAGCTGCTCGGGCTGCCGGTACACGTCGTCGAGCATGCGGAATGGGCAGCGGGGCCCGGCGGCTCGCTCGTCGCGGGAGTGCGCGCGCTCACCCGGATGAGCGAGGCTCCGTCCGTGGACGCAGTGCTCGTCATGTTGTGCGACCAGCTCCGCGTGGACGCCGCGCACCTGAAGGCCCTCGTGGAGACGTGGCGGCGGACCGGCGCGGCCGTGGTGGCGTCCACGTACGACGGCACCCGGGGCGTGCCCGCGCTGTTCTCCCGCGCCGTGTTCCCGGAACTGGAGGCGCTCCGCCCCGAGCAGGGCGCGCGTGGGGTGATTGCCCGCGAGCCCTCGCGCGTGGCGGAGGTTTCCCTCGCCGGCGGAGGTGAGGACGTGGACACCGTGGCGGACCTCGAGCGGTTGAAGTGA